In the genome of Methanobrevibacter sp., the window TACTATGCTGATGAAGCAAGTGTTGAATTTGGAAACCGTCCTGCAGCATTGGTATCTGCACTTTACAAATTATCTTATGGTGCAGCAAGATGTGATAAGCAGACAATTTCTGAAGTAAACATAAACAGAGCATTCTTTGTTAATGATGTGAACAATGCAAGAAATGATGTTACTGATTTCCAGCAAATCGACTTTGATGGGGATGGAAAAATTTCTGATGAAGAGTTAAGAAGACTTGCAAATTCTGATGTTAAAATTTCAAAAAGAAGCGGTCTTATGGAATTATTATCCACTCACCCAGATTCCTTAAAAAGAGTAAAAAGATTAGCGGAGTTAGAATAATGAAGATGATTTTAGATGAACGTGGTAAGAAGTATGTTTTAAAACCTGGTGAAGATTTCCAAAGCGATTTAGGAATTGTCCATGCTGAAGATTGGGAAGCTGCGGATATTGGTGATGAGGTTAAAAGCCACTTGGACCACACATTTAAAATTATGAAACCTAATATTAATGATTTCATTGATATTATGGATAGAAGATGTTCAATTCTCCTTAAAAAAGATATTGGGCTAGTACTGGCACACACTGGTTTAGGATCAGGGTCCCGTGTAGTTGATGCGGGAACCGGTGCAGGGGCTATTGCACTAAACTTCGGAAATGTTGTAGGTCCTGAAGGTGATGTATTTACCTATGAAATCAGAGAAGACTTTGCTGAAGTTGCTCAAAAGAACATTGAAAGGTTTGGAATTACTAATATTCATGTTAAAAACAAAAATATTAAAGATGGAATTGATGAGGATAAGATTGATTTGGTCTTTTTAGACTTGCCAAAACCATTTGAAGTGTTTGAAGAGGTAATGGACTGTCTTAATGTTGGTGGATGGTTAACAGTTTATGCACCATACATTGATCAGGCAGAAATTTCTTACAGTATTGCTAAAAAATTAGGATTTTATGATATTGAAATCTTTGAAATCTTGGAACGTGGCCTTGAAGTCAGACAGCAAGGTGTAAGGCCAAAAACACGCATGGTTGGCCATAGTGGATATATGGTATTTGCAAGAAAATTATAGCTATACTTTTAATCAATTTTAGCTATAATTATTTTACTATTTTTAAAATTAGTTTTTATTTTTTTACTAGATTATTAAATTAAATTTATTGTTTGTTTTATTTCTTGATAAAATCAGTTAAGTTATGTATGATAAGGATTAAAAAATCCCCATCTTTTAACTTTTACAGCTTTTTTAATTGTATCTTTGCTATATGTTATTGTTGCTGTGTAGGTTTTACCTGCTTTGAGTTTTTTAATAACATATTTGCTAACTGTAACTTTAGCTATTCCTTTTGAATTGGTTTTTACTTTGTATGTTTTACCATAGAACTTGAAGGATATTATTTTTCCTTTAAGTGGTTTTTTACCATTGGATAGTTTTGCAGTTAATACTAATTTTTTTAACTGTCTTTTTAACAGTAACTGTTTTTGTAGTTGTTAAAACCTGTTTTACAGTTAATGTATTTTTAATTGTTTGTCCTTTGTATGTTGCACTAATTGTGTGTTTTCCTGGAGTTATTGTATTTGGTATTTTGAGTTTTGCCCAACCATTTGCATCAGTGTAAACTTTGTAAGTTTTTTTGTCAATTTTTATGGTCACTGCTTGTTTTGCACCTACTGCTTTTCCGTTGTCTCCATAAACTTTGACTTTGTAGTATGTTCAATCGTAGTAGTACATATTGATATTTTTATTTCCGCTGAATCTGGATACTATTTTAACTGTTGTTTGGGATTCTTCACCAGTAACAGGATTTGTATAGATTATTGTGTGGGATCCGATATTTCCAGTTAACGGGACAGAAATTTCTCCTTTTTCATTGGTTTTGAAATTCATGTTTTTATCATCATATTTTACTGTGATGGTTCTGTAAATTAGGGGATTTCCATTAGCATCATAGAATGTAGCTTTGACATTTGATGAAGCTTTGTATCCAATTGTAGTTTCATCTACTGATTTGATTGTACTTAATACTTCTATAGTATTAACAAGGATAGTGTTGTTGTATTCTGTTGTAATGATGTAAGTTCCAGGTTGCAATTTAGGTAATTTGACTTTGACAATTCCATTTTCATCTGATTTGTATGTTTTATTTTCATTTTCAATTGAAACAACAACTGAGGCATTACTTTCATTAATAATTATTGTAAACTCATTATCTCCGGAATAATATTCTTTAATATTTTCAGTTTGAATTTCATTTGGCAATGTGTATACTTTAATACATGCAGTAGAATTATCGCTACTCAAATCTTTTTCTCCAATGAATGATGTTCCTTCTTGATAGTGTGCTCTTGGTGATTTTGATACAGGTACTGCATTGGATGTAATTGTAATACTAAATGAATCATCTTTTTTAATAGAGACATATTTGTCTAGTTTTATAGTATGGTAACCATAGTATTCTGATGTGCCTTTTTGTGTGTAGACAATTTTTCCGTTAACTTTAATTTGCACTGTGTAATTGACTCCTTCCTGATTGAAATAGGTTCCAACAGCAGCAATCATATCATCATCAATAGATATGAAATTATTTGTATAATCCAATTGTTTACCTTCATTTATAAATTTGGATATTCCGGAAATGTCATATTGGTAATTTTTGTTGTATTGTATTGTATTGTTGAGCATAATTCCAATCATGCATTGGTCTGGGTCAGTTGATAATGATCCATCATAATAGGAAACATACATATATCCATTGTCTCCCCATTCTGAACCCCAACTGTTTTTAACAATCCATGCACCGTCTCCTGGTGGTGTAATTAAAAAGTTGTCTTTTGAATAATTGTCATCCCATCCAACAATTGATATTACATGGTTACCAATTTCTGTGCTGTTGACATATTTTGCATTTGTTTTTTCATTATAGTAACCAGTTGGTGTACCTTCCTCACTTGTAGCTTTGCTTAACAAATATGATGATACTGAACCATATTTTACTATTGCTTCTTTTATTTTTAAATTTGCTTCGCTACTTAAATCATTATGAATGATGATTATATCTTGAATGTGGATGTCATTTTATGTTGTTAATGCAGGGGAAACTTTTCCAAGTTCGTCGTAAGTGTCATAAGCTCCAGGAAATGCTCCAAACCAACTTAAAAGATAACCTATTGCAGAGTTATAATCTCCACCTTCAATATTCATGTTTCCATATTTGGAGTATATGGGCATAATGTCTTGCATGTTGTTTTCTGAAAAATCAATTTTTTCATGTGCATCTCCAGTAAGGTTAAGTGCTTTAATCAATGCGATTCAAGTGCCCGGTTACTCCAAATGTCCAGCATGCACCCATTGTTCCCTGATTTCTGACGTCTGAAACCCAACTAAGTTCTCATAGATCATATTTAGTTAAATTTGTAAGGTTTACAGTTTCATTGATAGGATTGATTATGGTTAATTTTATTCCTTCTCCTGTCATCACATAAACATAATCAGTATTGAGTTGTGATAATGTATAATCACCAGTTAATTTTCCTATTTCTGAAGTATTATTCTCATAAACACTATAAATTGAATAATTTTGGTCATTATTGAAATTTAAGTTGTTTAATATGTATTTTGAATCATAAATATATAATGCGCTACCTAAGTATGCATCATTGTTTGTGAAGTTTGAATTTGCAATATTTAATTCTCCATCACCTTTGTCATAGAATATTGCTCCTCCATAAGTTGGGTAATTTTTGATGATGGATACTTTATTGTAATTAAAATTGCTGCTGTTAATTAAAGAATGAACATAGGAAAAATATGTTGCTCCTCCATTGTATATTGCAGTATTGTTTGTGAAATTTGAGTTTGTAATTTCTGATATTCCACCTAATTGAAGAATAGCACCACCAAATTCGGATGTACAATTTTCAAATAGTGTATTATTAACTATGACTTCTCCGTCTGCAAAGGTGTTTCCAACAATATCTGCATAAATTGCACCACCATTCTTAGTTGATGAACTGTTTATGAATTCACAATTGTCAATTATCAAATTTCCTATTTTAATTCCAACGGCACCTGCTGTAATATTTGCATGTAAATTATGGAATTTGGTATTATTTATATAGACATTTCCCTTATTGATGTATATTGCAGTTGCATATTTTGATGTAGTATTTGCAAATGTTGAATTGTAGATGTAAAGTTTTGTATCACTGACGGCATATATTAAGCCTAAAGGTGCTGTTTTATTACTTTTAAATAATCCATTACTGATTCTTATTTCAGATCATTCTGAATAAATTGCAGCACCTGTTGGAGCATAATTGTTTAGGAACTTGTCATCGTTACTTGTATATTTTGAATCCATTGAAAGTACTGCTCCTCCAATATGCATTCCATTTAAATTTCCACAAGAACAATTGATAAAAGTTACATTGTTTGTTATGATGTTCATTCCATTAAGTTGTATTAATGCTGAGTTATTACCATTTTTTAAAACAAGATTGTTGATAGTAATATTATTTCCATTTTTTATTAAAAAGATTCCTGCTTGGTTTTTTGCATCTATAATGTGGTTATTTCCATTAATTACTATGTTACTTTTGTTAATTAGTATTCCTTTAGTATGATTAGTATCAATTTGTCCATCAAATGAATAATCTTCAGTAATTTCGATTTCATTATCTGAATTTTGCACTTTTTTGTTCAAATCATCGAATGTTGATGTCGAATCATCACTTAGAATATTTTCATTATCATTAACAGATAATTGTGATGAATCCTCTGTTGTATTTAAAGAATTAGTGTCGCTTGCATAGACACAGCCGGCAGATATCAGTACTGTGGCTATTACAAATAATGCGAGTATTATTTTTCTATTCATGATAAATCTCTTTCCCATATAATTTATTCATTAATAATTTTATTATTATAGTATAATTGTTTTGTTACCTTAATGAATATTATTCAAAATAAGTGGATTTTATAGAGTTAAATAAAAAAAGAAAAAAAGTTTGGAATAATTAAATTATTCCATAAATATTGCAGGTTTGTAAGGCATTGCGTTTTTAGCCTTGTTTTGTGGGTCGTAAGAGTCATCAGTATGAATAATAACTTCGTTTCCACATTCTTCTTTAATGTAGTCAAGAGCAT includes:
- a CDS encoding tRNA (adenine-N1)-methyltransferase, encoding MKMILDERGKKYVLKPGEDFQSDLGIVHAEDWEAADIGDEVKSHLDHTFKIMKPNINDFIDIMDRRCSILLKKDIGLVLAHTGLGSGSRVVDAGTGAGAIALNFGNVVGPEGDVFTYEIREDFAEVAQKNIERFGITNIHVKNKNIKDGIDEDKIDLVFLDLPKPFEVFEEVMDCLNVGGWLTVYAPYIDQAEISYSIAKKLGFYDIEIFEILERGLEVRQQGVRPKTRMVGHSGYMVFARKL
- a CDS encoding lectin like domain-containing protein, coding for MVKYGSVSSYLLSKATSEEGTPTGYYNEKTNAKYVNSTEIGNHVISIVGWDDNYSKDNFLITPPGDGAWIVKNSWGSEWGDNGYMYVSYYDGSLSTDPDQCMIGIMLNNTIQYNKNYQYDISGISKFINEGKQLDYTNNFISIDDDMIAAVGTYFNQEGVNYTVQIKVNGKIVYTQKGTSEYYGYHTIKLDKYVSIKKDDSFSITITSNAVPVSKSPRAHYQEGTSFIGEKDLSSDNSTACIKVYTLPNEIQTENIKEYYSGDNEFTIIINESNASVVVSIENENKTYKSDENGIVKVKLPKLQPGTYIITTEYNNTILVNTIEVLSTIKSVDETTIGYKASSNVKATFYDANGNPLIYRTITVKYDDKNMNFKTNEKGEISVPLTGNIGSHTIIYTNPVTGEESQTTVKIVSRFSGNKNINMYYYD